From the genome of Candidatus Poribacteria bacterium, one region includes:
- a CDS encoding UDP-N-acetylmuramoyl-L-alanyl-D-glutamate--2,6-diaminopimelate ligase, whose protein sequence is MTVSELVMGVPGAVVTGDSARLIIDLVANHTKCTPGSAFVAIRGARFDGHAFVSQAIAFGATALIAEEEPIAHTDATWIRVGDTRRALPRLASTFFGNPANGLRMVGITGTNGKTSTAHLVQELIEASGTPCARLGTIGHEIGGELVEAPNTTPDALELNRLLRDALIAGDRAVAMEVSSHALCTHRVEEVLFDAAIWTNLTQDHLDFHKTMEAYRDAKLVLLRQLKPGAVIALNRDDPSFPDFARAAVAQRHARLLSFGLSPAADVRATNVRSTREGSRFDLEYEERRVPIHLRLLGDYNVSNALAAVAVGIGFGLDDDTLAAGVEALGAVPGRFEPVPSERPFSVVVDYAHTPDALERLLLAARSLNPRRLLVVFGCGGDRDATKRPIMGEIASRLADVAIVTSDNPRTEDPAAIIDQIVAGIDADASAVSIAAREEAIARAISMARDGDIVVIAGKGHEDYQIVGTTKTHFDDREVARRYLDRG, encoded by the coding sequence ATGACAGTCTCCGAGCTCGTCATGGGGGTTCCGGGCGCAGTCGTCACGGGCGATTCTGCGCGCCTCATCATCGACCTGGTGGCGAACCACACGAAGTGCACGCCGGGGTCGGCGTTCGTCGCGATCCGTGGGGCGAGGTTCGACGGACACGCATTCGTCTCGCAGGCGATCGCTTTCGGAGCCACGGCGTTGATCGCCGAAGAAGAACCCATCGCCCATACTGACGCCACATGGATTCGGGTCGGGGACACGCGTCGGGCCCTGCCCCGTCTCGCGTCGACCTTCTTCGGGAATCCTGCCAACGGGCTTCGGATGGTCGGTATCACCGGAACCAACGGCAAGACCTCCACCGCTCACTTGGTTCAGGAGCTGATCGAAGCAAGCGGAACCCCATGCGCCCGTCTCGGCACCATCGGACACGAGATCGGCGGCGAGCTTGTCGAAGCGCCGAACACCACGCCGGACGCGTTGGAGCTCAACCGACTGCTGCGCGACGCCCTGATAGCGGGCGACCGTGCCGTCGCGATGGAGGTGTCCTCGCACGCGCTCTGCACGCACCGCGTCGAGGAGGTCCTCTTCGACGCCGCGATCTGGACGAACCTGACGCAGGATCACCTCGACTTCCACAAGACGATGGAAGCCTATCGAGACGCCAAGCTGGTTCTCCTCCGACAACTGAAGCCGGGAGCGGTCATCGCCCTGAACCGAGACGATCCGTCGTTCCCGGACTTCGCCCGGGCAGCCGTGGCACAGCGCCACGCAAGACTGTTGTCATTCGGTCTGTCACCTGCTGCCGACGTGCGGGCGACGAACGTCCGGTCGACGCGCGAGGGCTCCCGGTTCGACCTCGAGTACGAAGAGCGGCGAGTCCCGATCCATCTCCGACTTCTGGGCGACTACAACGTGTCGAACGCCTTGGCGGCTGTCGCGGTGGGCATTGGCTTCGGGCTCGACGACGATACGTTGGCTGCGGGTGTCGAAGCCCTCGGCGCGGTTCCAGGAAGATTCGAGCCGGTTCCGAGCGAACGCCCCTTCTCAGTCGTCGTCGACTACGCCCACACCCCCGATGCGCTGGAACGGCTGCTTCTCGCCGCGCGTTCGCTGAACCCACGCCGGCTGCTCGTGGTGTTCGGATGTGGAGGGGACCGCGACGCGACCAAGCGTCCGATCATGGGCGAGATCGCTTCGCGCCTGGCGGACGTCGCGATTGTCACGTCGGACAACCCGAGAACCGAGGACCCGGCGGCGATCATCGACCAGATCGTGGCAGGCATCGACGCCGACGCCTCGGCGGTCTCGATCGCAGCCCGCGAAGAAGCCATCGCCCGCGCCATCTCAATGGCACGAGACGGCGATATTGTCGTGATTGCGGGCAAGGGACACGAGGACTACCAGATCGTCGGCACGACGAAGACGCACTTCGACGACCGAGAGGTCGCGAGACGCTACCTCGATCGCGGCTGA
- the murD gene encoding UDP-N-acetylmuramoyl-L-alanine--D-glutamate ligase: MPLHVLKPHDMSDRSRFAGLRVLVVGLGRVSGVAAVQVLSRLGAAVVANDVRPEVELGTELQLLSDDPATRGVRGVYGSHPLELVENTQLVVMSPGVPYDLPMLRAARDAGIPTIGELELAYRLTSAPFVAITGTKGKSTTTTLIGHALSDGLSSQVRVAGNIGIALCAEAMESRADDTIVAEVSSFQLESIETFRPSVAVVLNISADHLDRHASMGEYVAAKARITENQRPDDLIVANADDPVAMRIAASSAGRRIAFGVKHGEPTCATLDGHLLIWREGGTETVVASVADIGVPGKHNVLNALATIATTMPLGVDSEAVRGVLRRFRGIPHAYALVGEIHGVRYINDSKATNIAAVRAAFDATDCENGRIVAIMGGVDKGNDYGLLLQPVKDRARHLVLLGKDTSRLAESFSGVVPLSTASTMHEAVQIASRVALAGDTVLMSPGHASFDLFANWKERGDAFEQAVRELG, encoded by the coding sequence ATGCCACTGCACGTCCTGAAGCCGCACGACATGTCGGATCGCTCGCGGTTCGCCGGGCTCCGGGTTCTCGTCGTCGGGCTCGGGCGGGTGAGTGGCGTCGCGGCGGTTCAGGTGTTGTCGCGTCTGGGAGCAGCCGTCGTCGCGAACGATGTCCGCCCCGAAGTCGAGCTGGGAACCGAGCTCCAGTTGTTGTCCGATGATCCCGCCACTCGCGGCGTTCGCGGAGTGTACGGAAGCCATCCTCTCGAGTTGGTGGAGAACACGCAGCTCGTCGTCATGTCACCAGGCGTGCCGTACGACCTGCCCATGCTGCGGGCGGCTCGCGACGCGGGAATCCCGACGATCGGCGAGCTCGAACTGGCGTACCGGCTCACATCGGCTCCATTTGTCGCGATCACGGGAACCAAGGGGAAATCCACGACGACGACTCTCATCGGACACGCGCTCAGCGACGGTTTGAGCTCTCAGGTGCGCGTCGCGGGGAACATCGGCATCGCTCTGTGCGCCGAAGCGATGGAAAGCCGCGCGGACGACACAATCGTCGCCGAAGTGAGCAGCTTCCAGCTCGAGAGCATCGAGACGTTCCGACCGTCCGTCGCCGTCGTGTTGAACATCAGCGCAGACCACTTGGATCGCCACGCATCGATGGGCGAATACGTCGCTGCGAAGGCGCGGATCACGGAGAACCAGCGCCCAGACGATCTGATCGTCGCGAATGCCGACGATCCCGTGGCGATGCGTATCGCGGCATCCAGCGCCGGACGCCGCATCGCGTTCGGCGTGAAACACGGCGAACCGACTTGCGCGACACTCGACGGTCACTTGCTGATATGGCGAGAGGGCGGGACGGAAACCGTCGTGGCTTCAGTGGCTGACATCGGCGTTCCCGGCAAGCACAACGTGCTGAACGCGTTGGCGACGATTGCCACGACGATGCCGCTGGGCGTCGATTCCGAGGCAGTTCGCGGCGTGCTACGCCGGTTCCGAGGCATCCCTCACGCCTACGCGTTGGTGGGCGAGATACACGGCGTCCGCTACATCAACGATTCGAAGGCGACGAATATCGCAGCGGTTCGCGCCGCGTTCGATGCGACAGACTGCGAAAATGGGCGTATCGTCGCGATCATGGGCGGCGTAGACAAAGGCAACGACTATGGTCTCCTGTTGCAGCCCGTCAAAGACCGAGCGCGCCATCTAGTTCTTCTGGGCAAGGACACGTCTCGGCTGGCAGAGTCGTTCTCGGGAGTCGTTCCACTCAGCACAGCTTCGACGATGCACGAGGCGGTTCAGATCGCATCGCGCGTCGCTCTCGCCGGGGACACGGTCCTCATGTCTCCCGGACACGCGAGCTTCGACTTGTTCGCGAACTGGAAGGAACGCGGGGATGCGTTTGAGCAAGCCGTCCGAGAACTGGGTTGA
- the murG gene encoding undecaprenyldiphospho-muramoylpentapeptide beta-N-acetylglucosaminyltransferase, protein MKRVLFAAGGTGGHVLPAITVANELRSRDLGIDIAFVGSRSRIEAQMVPDAGYRFISVAAAGFPGRLSVRWIPALATLGRSLVQVRSVLRRENPAAVFGTGGFVCGPLLAMAARQGIPTIIHESNTLAGKTNRWLGKSMTEVHVGFPDAVAGFGSSKARVSGNPIRPDILGVAHRRRERQGRNEVRTLVVLGGSQGSRQINDAIVSSLPELRRMSVRIVHQTGHGDHSAIQEAYKQSLNDDPVSEDVGALCATHDVRVEAFITDMAAVYAEADLVVCRAGAMTVSELAVCGVPAVFVPLPGSQDQPRNAAAAARAGAGVVMESSPLDAQALARTITSLLTDDARLGAMSAAWGSIARPDATRVLADAIERYL, encoded by the coding sequence ATGAAGCGCGTCTTGTTCGCGGCTGGAGGAACGGGGGGTCACGTGCTCCCTGCTATCACGGTCGCCAATGAACTCCGATCCCGGGACCTGGGCATCGACATCGCCTTCGTCGGGAGCAGATCGCGGATCGAGGCTCAGATGGTGCCGGATGCCGGATATCGATTCATTTCGGTTGCCGCCGCCGGTTTCCCCGGTCGTCTCAGCGTGCGATGGATTCCTGCGCTCGCGACCCTGGGTCGCTCGTTGGTGCAGGTCCGAAGCGTCCTGCGGCGTGAGAACCCCGCAGCGGTCTTCGGCACGGGAGGCTTCGTCTGCGGACCGCTCCTGGCGATGGCGGCGCGACAGGGCATACCCACGATCATCCACGAATCGAACACATTGGCTGGGAAGACCAACCGCTGGCTGGGAAAGTCGATGACGGAGGTCCACGTCGGTTTCCCAGATGCGGTCGCCGGATTCGGATCGTCGAAGGCGCGCGTGAGCGGGAACCCGATCCGTCCCGATATCCTCGGCGTTGCTCACCGAAGGCGTGAGCGGCAAGGACGGAACGAAGTGCGCACACTCGTCGTCCTCGGCGGCAGCCAGGGTTCTCGACAGATCAATGACGCGATCGTGTCCTCGCTGCCTGAACTGCGGCGGATGTCGGTGCGGATCGTCCATCAGACCGGACACGGCGACCATTCGGCGATTCAGGAAGCCTACAAGCAGTCGCTGAATGACGACCCCGTTTCCGAAGACGTGGGCGCGCTCTGCGCGACGCACGATGTCCGTGTCGAAGCCTTCATCACGGACATGGCGGCGGTCTACGCCGAAGCCGATTTGGTCGTGTGCCGCGCGGGGGCGATGACGGTATCTGAGCTGGCTGTGTGCGGCGTCCCGGCTGTCTTCGTGCCGCTGCCCGGTTCCCAGGATCAGCCCAGGAACGCGGCAGCGGCAGCCAGAGCGGGAGCCGGGGTCGTCATGGAGTCATCGCCGCTGGATGCGCAGGCGCTCGCGCGGACGATCACGTCGCTCCTG
- a CDS encoding phospho-N-acetylmuramoyl-pentapeptide-transferase, with product MLYFLLYEQLQPFVSAFRLFQYITFRAVYATILSFLLVLLLGPATIRWLQKLKFGQYIRREGPESHYSKQGTPTMGGLLIAGAWLASTVLWARLSNPFIHMALFAVVWFGTIGFLDDWSKIKKKQSLGLTGKAKLALQFVGAAVIAIYMTEVGSGTMSSPTTLAVPFFKTVHPELPVWIYVPFAMIAIVGSANAVNLTDGLDGLAITCSIFVVGTLAILAYLTSHLDVATYLAIPHNADSGELVIFGTALVGAGLGFLWWNCYPAQVFMGDTGSMAIGGAIGTMAVAIKQELLLVIMGGIFVAEAVSVIAQVLYFKRTGGKRLLRMSPLHHHFEKGGMPEPKVTVRFWIVAALLLLVAVSTLKLR from the coding sequence GTGCTCTATTTTCTGCTGTACGAGCAACTGCAACCATTCGTGTCTGCGTTCCGCCTGTTCCAGTACATCACGTTTCGGGCTGTCTATGCGACAATCCTGTCGTTCCTACTGGTGCTGCTGCTGGGACCGGCGACAATCCGCTGGCTGCAGAAGCTCAAATTCGGGCAGTACATCCGGCGCGAGGGACCCGAGTCGCACTACTCGAAACAGGGCACGCCGACCATGGGCGGCTTGCTCATCGCGGGAGCCTGGTTGGCGAGCACGGTTCTGTGGGCCCGATTGAGCAATCCATTCATCCACATGGCGCTGTTCGCTGTCGTCTGGTTTGGGACGATTGGGTTCCTTGACGACTGGTCGAAGATCAAGAAGAAGCAATCGCTCGGACTGACCGGGAAAGCGAAGCTGGCTCTACAGTTCGTCGGGGCAGCCGTAATCGCCATCTACATGACTGAGGTGGGCTCAGGCACGATGTCGTCGCCGACGACGCTGGCGGTGCCGTTCTTCAAGACGGTCCATCCAGAACTGCCCGTCTGGATCTATGTGCCGTTCGCGATGATCGCCATCGTCGGGTCGGCGAACGCGGTCAATCTGACGGACGGACTCGACGGTCTTGCCATCACGTGCTCCATATTCGTGGTCGGGACGTTGGCGATCCTCGCCTACCTCACGAGTCACCTCGACGTCGCGACCTACCTGGCGATTCCTCACAACGCGGACTCCGGGGAGTTGGTCATCTTCGGGACGGCGCTTGTAGGAGCCGGGCTCGGGTTCCTCTGGTGGAACTGCTACCCAGCCCAGGTCTTCATGGGAGACACGGGTTCCATGGCGATCGGCGGGGCGATCGGCACGATGGCGGTGGCGATCAAGCAAGAGCTGCTGCTCGTCATCATGGGCGGCATCTTCGTCGCCGAAGCCGTCTCCGTGATCGCGCAAGTCCTCTACTTCAAGCGCACGGGCGGCAAACGCCTGCTCCGCATGTCGCCGCTGCATCACCACTTCGAAAAGGGCGGTATGCCCGAACCCAAGGTGACGGTCCGGTTTTGGATCGTCGCAGCGCTGTTGCTCCTGGTCGCCGTCAGCACGCTCAAACTGCGCTAG
- a CDS encoding UDP-N-acetylmuramoyl-tripeptide--D-alanyl-D-alanine ligase, with protein sequence MIVNLSAERIAQATQGVVLRGPADTAFTSVSTDSRTAAPGDLFVALAGERFDGHDYVADAVSRGCRGAVVRRDRGIDLNDRDVVLIGVDDTTEALTRWARETRHSIAVPVVGITGSNGKTTTKEFAAAILGTDTLKAEASFNNVLGVSRTLLRFEPHHRYVVLELGTNHPGEIASLVDLATPDVGVLLNVTASHTEFFGDEKGVLREKSELPLATDRSILNADDPLVAALVPRCRHPLTFGSSTGADVRGTDITLDSQAIPSFELSILGGSPMRVQLSTPGSHNVSNALAAAAIGTLMNVDADAICARLRDARPPKMRMERVEVRGVVVYNDAYNANPASVRAAWAFMRALGASGRKWIVLGEMLELGEESPSLHERVASELTPDACDVFVPMGPHADAMAQAAHGSRIHAILRCSSSEDVASAIQDGTEPGDVVLLKASRGVKLESILQSLTAQER encoded by the coding sequence ATCATCGTGAATCTCTCCGCTGAGCGTATCGCTCAAGCCACCCAGGGCGTTGTCCTCCGGGGTCCTGCGGACACCGCCTTCACGTCCGTTTCGACCGACTCCCGGACTGCCGCGCCCGGAGACCTGTTCGTCGCTCTCGCTGGCGAACGGTTCGACGGGCACGACTACGTTGCCGACGCCGTCAGTCGGGGCTGCCGTGGCGCAGTCGTGCGGCGTGATCGTGGCATCGACCTGAACGACAGGGATGTCGTGCTGATCGGCGTCGATGACACGACCGAGGCGCTGACTCGCTGGGCGCGCGAAACGCGGCACAGCATCGCGGTTCCCGTGGTTGGCATCACCGGCAGCAACGGAAAGACGACGACCAAGGAGTTCGCGGCAGCCATCCTGGGAACCGACACGCTCAAGGCGGAGGCGAGCTTCAACAACGTTCTGGGCGTCTCACGCACGTTGTTGAGGTTCGAGCCGCACCATCGATACGTCGTCCTGGAACTGGGCACGAACCATCCCGGGGAAATCGCGTCGCTCGTCGATCTGGCGACTCCCGACGTCGGAGTTCTTCTCAACGTCACGGCGTCGCATACGGAGTTCTTCGGCGACGAAAAGGGTGTGCTGCGCGAAAAGAGCGAGCTCCCGCTCGCGACGGATCGATCCATCCTGAACGCAGACGACCCGCTCGTCGCCGCGCTCGTTCCACGGTGCAGGCATCCCCTGACGTTCGGCTCGTCCACTGGCGCAGATGTTCGTGGAACCGACATAACTCTCGACTCCCAGGCGATCCCATCGTTCGAGCTGAGCATCCTGGGCGGCTCGCCGATGCGTGTTCAACTCTCGACGCCCGGTTCCCACAACGTCTCGAATGCCTTGGCGGCAGCGGCGATCGGCACGCTCATGAACGTCGACGCCGATGCCATCTGCGCTCGTCTCCGCGACGCTCGCCCGCCCAAGATGCGGATGGAGCGCGTCGAGGTGCGCGGCGTCGTGGTCTACAACGACGCCTACAACGCCAACCCCGCGTCCGTGCGGGCCGCGTGGGCGTTCATGCGGGCTCTCGGCGCGTCCGGTCGGAAGTGGATCGTGCTCGGCGAAATGCTCGAACTGGGCGAGGAATCGCCCTCGTTGCACGAGCGCGTCGCGTCTGAGTTGACTCCCGATGCCTGCGACGTGTTCGTGCCGATGGGTCCCCATGCCGATGCGATGGCACAGGCTGCGCACGGGTCGAGAATACACGCCATTCTGCGCTGCTCTTCGTCGGAAGACGTTGCCTCCGCCATCCAGGACGGGACGGAACCGGGAGACGTGGTGCTGCTCAAAGCGTCGCGCGGTGTGAAGCTGGAGTCGATTCTGCAGTCGCTGACAGCCCAGGAGAGATGA
- the ftsW gene encoding putative lipid II flippase FtsW has protein sequence MRLSKPSENWVDEGARQSFRAARETLAEERAPRLRQARLPLWLQVDPFLAFCIVSLTAIGLVMVYSSSAAMSADRAGSTINYFRIQLIAAALGAIGGVVAMRVPMTFFSRNAKPILLASLIGLILVFVPGISSSKGGFHRWIRLFIFPFQPVEIAKIALIIYVARFLSSGNKSVRSLFQGVLPNVIVMLVVVGLLILQPDFGSAVLICAVVFTMLLAGGARVSHVVLLGILAAIPAYLLIVSDSYRFQRVTSFVKWIGGTAPTPDDKGYQIWQSYNALSAGGLWGTGLGEGIYKLFYLPAPHTDFIFAVIGEELGFIGGAAVIALFAALATRGVMISYRVRDPFMQMLAFGVTILLCLQAIVNIGMVLGLLPTKGFTLPFISYGGSSLMMTLIAAGMLLNVSRYAQPDEAER, from the coding sequence ATGCGTTTGAGCAAGCCGTCCGAGAACTGGGTTGACGAAGGCGCGCGGCAGTCGTTCCGGGCTGCCAGGGAGACGCTGGCGGAAGAGCGCGCGCCGCGTCTTCGCCAGGCGCGTCTGCCGCTCTGGCTGCAGGTGGACCCGTTCCTCGCGTTTTGTATCGTCAGTTTGACGGCAATCGGCTTGGTCATGGTGTACAGCTCGAGCGCCGCCATGTCCGCGGATCGTGCTGGGTCCACCATCAACTACTTCCGCATCCAACTGATCGCCGCAGCGCTCGGCGCAATCGGCGGCGTCGTGGCGATGCGCGTGCCGATGACCTTCTTCTCCCGAAACGCCAAGCCGATCCTCCTGGCGTCCCTCATCGGCTTGATCCTGGTGTTTGTGCCGGGCATCTCGTCAAGCAAAGGAGGTTTCCATCGGTGGATACGGCTGTTCATCTTCCCGTTCCAGCCGGTCGAGATCGCCAAGATCGCGCTCATCATCTATGTGGCGCGGTTCCTGAGCTCCGGCAACAAGAGCGTGCGGAGCCTTTTCCAAGGCGTGTTGCCGAACGTGATCGTCATGCTCGTCGTCGTGGGGCTCCTGATCCTCCAGCCGGACTTCGGATCGGCGGTGCTCATCTGCGCTGTGGTCTTCACGATGCTGCTCGCGGGTGGCGCTCGCGTGTCGCACGTCGTTCTGCTGGGCATTCTGGCGGCGATACCGGCGTACCTGCTCATCGTTTCGGACAGCTACCGGTTCCAGCGCGTCACGTCGTTCGTGAAGTGGATCGGGGGAACCGCTCCGACGCCAGACGACAAGGGCTATCAGATTTGGCAGTCGTATAACGCACTGAGCGCCGGTGGTCTGTGGGGAACCGGTCTGGGCGAAGGCATCTACAAGCTGTTCTACCTGCCTGCGCCCCATACGGACTTCATCTTCGCGGTCATCGGCGAAGAGCTCGGGTTCATCGGCGGAGCGGCGGTCATTGCGCTCTTCGCAGCGCTCGCGACGCGCGGTGTCATGATCTCGTACCGGGTCCGCGATCCGTTCATGCAGATGCTCGCGTTCGGCGTGACGATCCTGCTGTGCCTTCAGGCGATTGTGAACATCGGCATGGTGCTGGGTCTCCTGCCGACGAAGGGCTTCACGCTGCCGTTCATCAGCTATGGCGGGTCGTCGCTCATGATGACGCTCATCGCAGCCGGCATGCTGCTCAATGTGTCGCGCTACGCCCAACCCGACGAGGCGGAACGATGA
- a CDS encoding penicillin-binding protein 2, whose translation MSPVPFDKRLRILLAVSQVLFVVLVGRLFQVQWAQSDRFDARSKQERAIVTSMVKRGAVLDRRHHELAVTKTVYSIGAYPQFYRDLITRGGKSPDVVSERVQRVAEIVARHTDQTVESVRNALESPRGFEWIQRRIEFANILAIEDELRAIKMLWFPRSALVYEPEERRFYPRGSLAAQTIGFTNIDGEGMEGVELAYDSRLKSRLVATRTLQDGKGRSIDPVAVAAEIPQSSECVVLTIDERIQYTLQTELTKQIAQFEAAGGVGIVMDPSTGEVLAMASIPDYDLNHYNDPDIAPVVRRNRATWWPYEPGSVFKVVTLAALLDSGRMPLTETIHCENGSYKPHPKIKTIRDAHPYGPLTFAEVIQKSSNIGTLKAAQRLSQQEYAAYARKLGLMATTGIDIPYERRGNMVQLTDPSVYYGMYFAPWGQGVSVTPLQMLNAVNAIANGGVLLKPRIVKEIVDADGVVVEQSSRTEVGRAISESAARAATDVLVGAVERGTGTAAKLDGIRVAGKTGTSQKASESQRGYEHGQYMSSFVGYWPAEKPRYSMLIVIDEPHGLHYGGQVAAPVFQRVATQINAFERLGDVFEAQMPRMPEGQEFRRSRSEAPSLVPDAVASPAIAARDSLPSTGTAGR comes from the coding sequence ATGAGCCCGGTCCCCTTCGACAAACGGCTCCGCATCCTCCTTGCCGTCTCGCAGGTGTTGTTCGTGGTGCTGGTGGGGCGTCTGTTCCAGGTCCAATGGGCGCAGAGCGATCGGTTCGACGCGAGAAGCAAGCAGGAGCGCGCGATCGTCACGAGCATGGTCAAGCGCGGAGCGGTGTTGGATCGCCGCCACCACGAGCTCGCCGTGACCAAGACGGTCTACTCGATCGGGGCGTATCCTCAGTTCTACCGCGATCTCATCACTCGCGGCGGGAAGTCTCCCGACGTCGTTTCCGAGCGGGTACAGCGCGTCGCCGAGATCGTCGCTCGTCACACGGACCAAACGGTCGAGTCCGTGCGCAACGCGCTCGAAAGCCCACGAGGCTTCGAGTGGATCCAGCGAAGGATCGAGTTCGCCAACATCCTCGCCATCGAGGACGAGCTGCGCGCCATCAAGATGCTGTGGTTCCCGCGCAGCGCCCTCGTGTATGAGCCAGAGGAACGACGGTTCTACCCACGGGGTTCGCTCGCCGCGCAGACCATCGGGTTCACGAACATCGACGGCGAAGGCATGGAGGGCGTCGAGCTCGCGTACGACAGCCGACTGAAGTCGCGACTCGTCGCCACGCGAACGCTGCAGGACGGCAAGGGAAGGTCGATTGATCCGGTCGCAGTCGCTGCCGAAATTCCACAGAGCAGCGAGTGCGTCGTCCTGACGATTGACGAGCGGATTCAGTACACACTGCAGACGGAGCTGACGAAGCAGATCGCCCAGTTCGAAGCCGCTGGCGGCGTCGGAATCGTCATGGATCCCAGCACCGGCGAAGTGCTCGCGATGGCGAGCATCCCAGACTACGACCTGAACCACTACAACGACCCGGATATCGCGCCGGTCGTCCGACGTAACCGCGCGACGTGGTGGCCCTATGAGCCCGGATCCGTGTTCAAGGTCGTGACATTGGCAGCGCTGCTCGATTCCGGTCGTATGCCGTTGACCGAAACGATCCACTGCGAGAACGGGAGCTACAAGCCCCACCCCAAGATCAAGACGATCAGAGACGCCCACCCATACGGACCTTTGACGTTCGCTGAGGTCATTCAGAAGTCCAGCAACATCGGCACGCTGAAGGCAGCCCAGCGGCTCAGCCAGCAGGAGTACGCCGCATACGCCCGGAAACTGGGGCTGATGGCGACAACGGGCATCGACATCCCGTACGAGCGTCGCGGCAACATGGTTCAGCTCACGGATCCGAGCGTCTACTACGGAATGTACTTCGCACCGTGGGGGCAAGGTGTGTCGGTGACACCGCTCCAGATGCTGAACGCCGTCAACGCGATCGCGAACGGCGGAGTCCTGCTCAAGCCGCGCATCGTCAAGGAGATCGTCGACGCTGACGGCGTCGTGGTTGAGCAGTCGTCGCGTACTGAGGTCGGGCGAGCGATCAGCGAGTCGGCTGCGCGAGCTGCGACGGACGTGCTCGTCGGAGCCGTCGAGCGCGGCACAGGAACGGCAGCCAAGCTCGATGGGATCCGCGTCGCGGGAAAGACCGGGACGTCGCAGAAAGCCAGCGAAAGCCAACGCGGATACGAACACGGGCAGTATATGAGCAGCTTCGTCGGCTACTGGCCCGCTGAGAAGCCGCGCTACTCAATGCTCATCGTGATCGACGAGCCGCATGGCCTTCACTACGGTGGGCAGGTGGCAGCGCCGGTCTTCCAGCGTGTGGCGACCCAAATCAACGCTTTCGAGCGGCTTGGTGACGTGTTCGAGGCGCAGATGCCCCGGATGCCGGAGGGACAGGAGTTCCGACGCAGCCGCAGCGAGGCTCCCAGCCTAGTTCCAGACGCGGTTGCCAGTCCCGCGATTGCCGCACGCGACTCCTTGCCGTCCACAGGGACCGCAGGCAGATGA